Below is a window of Candidatus Eisenbacteria bacterium DNA.
TCGGTGAGGGAATAGCTCGGAATCTGGAAGTTCTTCTCGACGATCCAATTTCGCAGACGCTCAACTACGCCCTGCCAAGAGCGAGTGGACCCTTTCCCTTCGAAGAAGGAGAAGGGTTCCTTCGCTTTGTAGAGCGCTTTTCTGTCTCGAACCTTCGGGTTCGCGCAGACGGCGTGGAGAATCGATCGGCGGCGAACCGGATCGCCTTCTTTGAAGGCGCGCGGGAGGGAGACGCTGAAGTTCAAGACCTCCTCGATCTGAGCGACTAGCTCCTCCGGTGAACGAGTAGGCTCGTCGAGTTGGATCTTCAACCTCGCCTGGCGATCGAGGATCTGCAGCCGGCGACGTTCGTATGTCTCCTCGTCGACCTGTGCGCGGAGCCGGAGTGTCAGCAGCATCTCGTTCTCTCTCGACGCTTCCAGCAGCGCCTTCTCCAGGGCGTCGCGCCGTGCAGCGTGATGGGAGGAGGTCGCCTGGAGTTGTTGCCGAATGTTGCTCGAAATCCAGTCCACCGCAGCTTTGGACAACGAGACGCGTCGAAGATCACGCAGAAGTTGGTCCTCAAGGGCAGTTTCGGGGAGGCACGGATTCGGGCACGGCCGGCCGCTGGTCCGAGAGCGGCAACGATAGTAAACGTAGCGCCTACCTGAGGGCTTGGTGTGGACTTCGGCGACGAGCGTCCCGCCGCAGATCCCGCACGTGAGCATCCCGGCGTACGCGAAGGTGTGATGCGCGGGCCGCGAACGTCCAGGACGGCCCAGCAGCTCCTGAGCTTGATCGAACATCGCCATCGTGATCATCGGCGAATGCGCACCGCGGTAGCTCTCACCGGACTTCAGGCGAATTAGCCCGGCGTAGTAAGGGTTGGCGAACAGTTTGAATACGCCCTGAAAGGTGAGGGGCTTGCCGCCCAGTTTTCCGGCCTTGCGGGTCTGCAGTCCCCACTCGTGCTCTGCCGCGCGAGCAATCTGCATGGGGCGCATTCGGCCAGAGAGCAGCTCGTCCCACAGCTTTTGCACAAGCGGAAATCGCTCGGGATCGGTGATCACAGTCTTGGTTGCCCGGTCTTCGATGTAGCCGACGGGCGGGCGAAAGTTCGGCCAACCGCGCTCGAAGCGTGCGCGATTTCCGCGCTTCACGTTTGCCCGCAAGTCGTCGATGAACTTTGTGGCGATACCGAGTTCGAAGTTGCCGAGGAAGCGGTCATTGCCGTCCCCGGTGAAGGTCCGCTCGGGCGTGATGATCTGCTCGATCTTCCTGTCCGCCAGGGCCTGGAGAATCTGGCCCGAGTCGAAGGGGTTGCGAGCAAGCCGATCCATCTTCCAACAGAACACGCCGGCAATCTCGCCCTTGTTCACCCGCTTCATGAGCTGGCCGAAGATCGGACGCCCTGGGGCCTTCGCGGAGCGCGCTTCGGTGAGGATTTCGTCGACCTCCAGCCCACGACGCAACGCCAGGAGTTTTAGCTCTTGGATCTGAGAGTCGATCGAGAGGACTTGGCGGTCGTCCGACTCGGTCGATTTGCGGGCGTAGATGACGTGAGTGGGCATAGCCGCAGAGTGAGTAGCTTCATCAATTCCTCAGAATCGAAGTTCGGTCAAGAGCGAGGAAGCGCGAACCCTGCGGATTGCTCATCGCCGCGTGTGAGTGCGCCGCTCGACTGCAGGAGCATCTCGACGAGAGAGAGCAGCTCGATCGCGCGGCTCCAGGCCTCTGGAAGCGCTAGGTCGAGGCTGCACTGTTCGCGCAGAATCATCTGAAGCCGACGCACCTCGGCCTCGCTGAGGCCGGCGCCGAAGCCTATGGGTGCCGTCGTGCGCTCGCAAAACTCGCCTAGGTTGTCATCATGCGGCACTGTCATACATTCAGTGTCACGCGAGACACGAGTTGTGAGCAGGAGGAGGGAGCGTCATCTCGTGCGCCTTTGTGTGGACAAGTCGGGTAGTGCGGGGATGGACAGATCGCTCCGAATTGCTAAGATATTAATATGAAGCAATATCATCCAATTCTTGTCATACCACTCAGGCAAATCGCAATTGACTCCGAGAGCCCGCACAAGTCCCTAGGAACAGAGGATGAGGAGCGCCGCCTGCGGGACTCCGTTGAGAGATTCGGCGTCATGAGCCCCCTGCTCGTCAGCAAGCATGGCCCGCGCCGCTACCTCATCATCGACGGGTACAGGCGCTTCGTTGTCGCTCGAGACCTCGGAATCAAGAAGTTGGCGTGCGTCATTCACCCGCCGATGGAAAGTGGTGATCGAGAGGCACTCAGACTCTCCCTGTACATGACGTTCAAGCCGCTAACGCAAGCGGAGCGCCTGCGCCAGTTGCGGCGGCTGCGGAATCTCGGAATCACGTCACCGGGAACTCAGTCCTGAGTTGATGGCAGGTCGCGAGCAATCGGATGCCACCTACGCTCTAGGCCCGAACGTCGCAATGGCCCTAGCGTCGACCGCAAGCGGAGCACCACAACCCATTCCTCCACGAGACTGGTGTGCTCTTCTCGGCAGCGCACTCGAAGCATTGCGGAGCTTCGACGGGCGTCCTATTCTCCTCGCATGATTGCCGCCACGCGCCCCCATGTCCTAGCCGCGATCGCCTTGATGGTGATCGTCGCGATCACGTCGCTCTATGCACAGAGCGCGGCGGATCGGCGGGTGCCGAGCATTGGATCGACCTCATCACCATCGCTTGGATTGCTCGCGGAGCGGGCGCGGGCAATCGCAAAAGGTAGGATCCTCAGCGTGAGCGACATCAACGAGGAGATAGGCGGAAAGACTTATCCATTCACCGTCGCGACAATTGCCGTTGAGGCCTCAATCAAGGGAAGTTTGCCTTCCACAATCGAAGTTCGTGATCTCGGTAGTCAGGCCGCGACCAAGTCCGGGCTTACTTTCTCGGACGCAGTCACCTTCGTTCCGAACAGCGAAGTGATCGTATTTCTTGAGGAGCTGGGGCCAGCGCATCACCGCTATCTGTCTCCGCTGGCGCTACGGCGAGGCATGTTCACCGTTGTAAGCGACGCGGCCGGCAGCGGATTTCCACTTGATGGCGATGAGCTCGCGACCTGGCAGTTCAATGGCGTCATTCCAGAGACCGCGCGAGTACGTGGAACAACCGCCAGCTTCTGGTCAGCGATTCAAACTCTCCAAGGCAAGTAGGAGACTCGAAGTTGCGAGTGCGCCTTTGGTTCTGTCTCGTCGCGCTTCTGGTGATTCTCTTGCCGGCGCGTTCCCACGCATTCAGATATTTCACTCCGCCGGTTGGCTGGGCACCCGACCACGGTCCTGTAACCTACAAGGTCAACCCTGCCTCATACCCGGGTGTCGGATGGGATCCGACCTTGAATCTGGTGCATAGCGCTTTTCGGGCCTGGGAATCGGCCATGTGGGGACGCGTCCGCCTCACCTATGGCGGCTCAACTACCGCCTCCGGCTTCGATCAGGACAACCAGAGCACCGTGTCCTTCAATGACGCCGATAACATCCTCGGATGCTTGACGTATGCGCGCACCCAGTATCGCCACAGCACGTCTGCGACGTTTCAGGTTGAGAGCGAGACGTTCTACAAGCTCATTGAAGCCGACCTGATGTTTAACAACGACGAATTCGTGTGTTTCGACTGGGATAGTCCCGAGGCGGTTGATGGGCCGGCGTGTCCCGCCACACGGAACATGGACCTTCAAACGGTCGCGATGCATGAGGTCGGGCACTTCATCGGACTCGGGCACTCCAGTGATGCGAGCGCGACCATGTATGGATCTGCCGAGACGTGCGACCGGTCGCAGTCGACGCTCGATTCCGATGACATCGCCGGTGGTAGGACGATCTACGCCCCACCTGGGAATGCAGCGCTTCGAAAGAGCTACACCGTCACGACCAACGGCGCGGACGATGCCAGACAGTTCTCCGATGGCGATCTTACTGATGGCAGTCTGGTGTACACCGGCTCGGCTTCCGACGCATGCGCCGGCTGGCAGAACAACACGTATTCGCAACTCATGGAGATCAGAATCCGAATTGACCTGGGCGAGCTCTGCCGCGTCACTAAAATTCGCTACAACATGGGAAACGTGCAACGTGCCGAGTCTTGGAACGCTGATCTCATGATCTCACCGTTTGGGCAGAGCCCTACGGCGCACGGAACGCCCAATCAAGGTGCCTGGACGGAGCAAACTGGTAGCCTCGTCACTAGCCCGGTGTATTC
It encodes the following:
- a CDS encoding recombinase family protein, with the translated sequence MPTHVIYARKSTESDDRQVLSIDSQIQELKLLALRRGLEVDEILTEARSAKAPGRPIFGQLMKRVNKGEIAGVFCWKMDRLARNPFDSGQILQALADRKIEQIITPERTFTGDGNDRFLGNFELGIATKFIDDLRANVKRGNRARFERGWPNFRPPVGYIEDRATKTVITDPERFPLVQKLWDELLSGRMRPMQIARAAEHEWGLQTRKAGKLGGKPLTFQGVFKLFANPYYAGLIRLKSGESYRGAHSPMITMAMFDQAQELLGRPGRSRPAHHTFAYAGMLTCGICGGTLVAEVHTKPSGRRYVYYRCRSRTSGRPCPNPCLPETALEDQLLRDLRRVSLSKAAVDWISSNIRQQLQATSSHHAARRDALEKALLEASRENEMLLTLRLRAQVDEETYERRRLQILDRQARLKIQLDEPTRSPEELVAQIEEVLNFSVSLPRAFKEGDPVRRRSILHAVCANPKVRDRKALYKAKEPFSFFEGKGSTRSWQGVVERLRNWIVEKNFQIPSYSLTEEDTVPRKRPAA
- a CDS encoding ParB N-terminal domain-containing protein, with the translated sequence MKQYHPILVIPLRQIAIDSESPHKSLGTEDEERRLRDSVERFGVMSPLLVSKHGPRRYLIIDGYRRFVVARDLGIKKLACVIHPPMESGDREALRLSLYMTFKPLTQAERLRQLRRLRNLGITSPGTQS
- a CDS encoding matrixin family metalloprotease; this encodes MRLWFCLVALLVILLPARSHAFRYFTPPVGWAPDHGPVTYKVNPASYPGVGWDPTLNLVHSAFRAWESAMWGRVRLTYGGSTTASGFDQDNQSTVSFNDADNILGCLTYARTQYRHSTSATFQVESETFYKLIEADLMFNNDEFVCFDWDSPEAVDGPACPATRNMDLQTVAMHEVGHFIGLGHSSDASATMYGSAETCDRSQSTLDSDDIAGGRTIYAPPGNAALRKSYTVTTNGADDARQFSDGDLTDGSLVYTGSASDACAGWQNNTYSQLMEIRIRIDLGELCRVTKIRYNMGNVQRAESWNADLMISPFGQSPTAHGTPNQGAWTEQTGSLVTSPVYS